The Podospora pseudocomata strain CBS 415.72m chromosome 1 map unlocalized CBS415.72m_1, whole genome shotgun sequence genome has a segment encoding these proteins:
- a CDS encoding uncharacterized protein (COG:A; BUSCO:EOG09263C4C; EggNog:ENOG503NY27): MAAPATLPALLDALTKSISTTLEAAPKLTNFELPKDGISLLDVKNELLLSYLQNLVFLILLKLRQARNGGTKDQEEEQNLDDLVVNKLVELRLYLEKGARPLEDKLRYQIDKVLRAADDAERSTRAAEEAAAANVESESETGSDNEGEDEVNELHARASAAYQARANLSAITRPAGAKYASKEGDKSGVYRPPKISATSMPTFDRREKKEKPMKSATLDEFIQDEMSSIPMAQPSIGTTIMQGGRKIKTASERAKEDERREYEERNFVRLPKESKKDRKKRGLTEGRRMNYGGEEWRGLSEGLDRISQLTRGKSSGGGTKALLEKSRKRGIDTVDGPRGGGGGGGADMGERYQKKLKMLEKGRGRNRK; encoded by the coding sequence ATGGCGGCACCAGCAACCCTTCCAGCATTGCTGGATGCTCTTACCAAGTCGATATCGACCACTCTTGAAGCTGCGCCAAAACTCACAAACTTCGAACTACCAAAAGAcggcatctccctcctcgacgtGAAGAACGAGCTGCTCCTCTCCTACCTCCAGAATCTCGTTTTCCTAATTCTTCTGAAGCTGCGCCAGGCGAGAAATGGTGGAACCAAGGACCAGGAAGAGGAACAGAACCTCGATGACCTCGTAGTCAACAAACTCGTCGAACTTCGACTCTACCTCGAGAAGGGCGCCCGGCCACTCGAGGACAAGCTGAGATACCAGATTGACAAGGTGCTCCGAGCTGCCGATGACGCGGAAAGGAGTACAAGGGCGGCAGAGGAGGCAGCGGCTGCCAATGTCGAGTCCGAGTCGGAAACTGGCAGCGACAATGAaggagaggacgaggtcaaTGAACTCCACGCTCGCGCTTCTGCCGCTTACCAGGCCCgcgccaacctctccgcaATCACTCGCCCGGCTGGTGCGAAATACGCGAGCAAGGAGGGAGACAAGTCCGGAGTGTACCGCCCACCCAAGATTTCAGCAACCTCGATGCCCACGTTCGACAGGCGcgagaaaaaggagaagcCTATGAAGTCGGCCACCCTCGACGAGTTCATTCAAGACGAAATGTCATCTATCCCAATGGCCCAACCCAGTATTGGTACCACGATTATGCAAGGTGGTCGCAAGATCAAGACTGCTTCTGAGCGCgccaaggaggatgagagacGCGAGTACGAAGAACGGAACTTTGTCCGTCTGCCCAAGGAGAGCAAGAAGGACCGCAAGAAGAGGGGTTTGACCGAGGGCCGTCGGATGAACTATGGTGGCGAGGAATGGAGAGGGTTGAGCGAAGGGCTGGACAGAATCAGCCAGTTGACGCGCGGCAAGAGCTCCGGTGGTGGCACCAAGGCGCTATTGGAAAAGAGCCGAAAGAGAGGCATCGATACCGTGGATGGCCCgcgtggcggcggcggtggtggtggtgctgacaTGGGTGAAAGATACCAAAAGAAGTTGAAGATGCTGGAAAAGGGCCGCGGAAGAAACAGGAAGTGA
- a CDS encoding uncharacterized protein (EggNog:ENOG503P7JQ; COG:S) — MASNNPGNFANRPKEEVREIASKGGKASHGGGGTEAANDDSSGNSGTGNQGFASMDPEKQREIASKGGKASSGSFEPGSERAREAGRKGGLASHGGNSEE, encoded by the exons AtggccagcaacaaccccggAAACTTTGCCAACCG tcccaaggaggaggtgcgcGAGATTGCTTCCAAGGGTGGCAAGGCTagccacggcggaggcggcacTGAAGCTGCCAACGACGACTCCTCTGGCAACAGCGGTACGGGCAACCAGGGCTTTGCCAGCATGGACCCCGAGAAGCAG CGTGAGATCGCTTCCAAGGGAGGCAAGGCTTCCTCCGGTAGCTTTGAGCCCGGTAGCGAGCGTGCCCGCGAGGCTGGCAGGAAGGGAGGACTCGCCAGTCATGGTGGCAATTCCGAGGAGTAG
- a CDS encoding uncharacterized protein (EggNog:ENOG503P2P7; COG:S): MSTKEIFKHSSSLPPGEIRLLSLVPSSSTLNFRLITTPLSSPVPYLALSYVWGTPKTASDSSAPSISVDNQPFIVTPNLHSALTSLLTPELQSGLPIWVDAVCINQVDNVEKEGQIKQMGQVYRNSERVIVHLGDSPNPDTARAVQQLRRLGKKVWDADAVILREQDMQHWPNFDHLDDEPEEKRRRTAVRDKIFKMIKQERGGITWPRPKIPVSAALDLFHRPWFGRAWVIQELVMAPDHERGDGGCVFAVGAERIRWEHLWAAHLFLVLWFILEARSIGNAKTYLGKLIAFGVYVRRIGMIPRAFSARAAQTLGLRKKYLQGELGLRLKDLLLQLYIGDSGGLLGCRYPQDKVNALRGMSSDGEMLDRFMTPGADWVDVYTSLARYLYEDGDLGFLGLCRQRNPRLPSWVPDWSQQQRPPWLGYSGDKGIPLYNAGGDTRAEVLARGEDGRVLVLKGYIVDTIQDVGSLWVADLADDFNWESAKLRIDDIDRFLSLSEKYTPQTARWRIMSADKELNDVMHQRRATQVSQESFALLESATKLYDPGAGSLGAWYLTYRNVLMSLYGSRAFISNKGYIGLCPGTADLEDTIFIPSGSHCPYAIRKQPVPASVSNAEERWILLGEAYVHGIMDGELELGKPTSGITASMFSLA; the protein is encoded by the coding sequence ATGTCTACCAAAGAGATTTTCAAGCACTCCTCGTCGCTCCCTCCCGGCGAGATCCGGCTGCTGTCACTGGTTCCTTCTTCGTCAACGCTCAACTTCCGCCTCATCACAACCCCACTTTCCTCTCCGGTTCCGTACCTCGCTCTCTCTTACGTCTGGGGAACACCCAAAACAGCGTCCGACTCATCTGCGCCATCAATCTCGGTAGACAACCAACCCTTCATTGTCACCCCAAATCTGCACTCGGCGCTCACCTCGCTTTTGACTCCTGAGCTCCAGTCCGGTTTGCCAATATGGGTAGATGCGGTCTGCATCAACCAAGTGGACAACGTCGAGAAAGAAGGCCAGATTAAACAAATGGGTCAGGTCTACCGCAACTCTGAAAGGGTTATTGTCCACCTTGGCGACAGTCCCAATCCCGACACGGCAAGAGCGGTGCAGCAGCTGAGAAGACTGGGAAAGAAGGTGTGGGATGCTGACGCGGTCATCCTGCGGGAGCAGGATATGCAGCATTGGCCCAATTTCGACCACCTCGATGATGAACCTGAGGAAAAAAGGAGGCGAACTGCGGTTAGAGACAAGATCTTCAAAATGATCAAGCAAGAGAGGGGTGGAATAACCTGGCCGCGCCCCAAGATTCCTGTTTCGGCAGCGTTGGATCTGTTCCATCGGCCTTGGTTCGGCCGGGCTTGGGTTATTCAGGAGCTTGTCATGGCACCTGACCATGAGCGAGGTGATGGCGGCTGCGTGTTTGCTGTTGGGGCGGAGAGGATCAGATGGGAGCATCTCTGGGCTGCGCAtctcttcttggtcttgtggTTCATCTTGGAAGCAAGGTCGATCGGAAACGCAAAGACTTATCTCGGGAAACTGATTGCTTTTGGCGTCTATGTCAGAAGAATTGGCATGATCCCGAGAGCCTTCAGCGCCAGGGCGGCGCAAACACTGGGTCTGAGGAAGAAGTACTTGCAAGGAGAGCTTGGCCTTCGCTTGAAGGACTTGCTTCTGCAGCTCTATATTGGAGATTCCGGAGGCTTGTTAGGGTGTAGATATCCCCAGGACAAGGTCAATGCATTGAGAGGGATGTCCAGTGATGGAGAAATGCTTGACAGGTTTATGACACCAGGGGCGGATTGGGTAGACGTCTACACTTCATTAGCCAGGTATTTGTACGAAGATGGGGATCTAGGCTTTCTTGGTCTGTGTCGGCAGCGAAATCCCAGACTGCCTTCTTGGGTCCCGGACTggtcgcaacaacaacgtcCCCCGTGGCTGGGCTACAGCGGCGACAAGGGAATACCGCTCTACAATGCCGGGGGTGACACCAGAGCTGAGGTGCTTGCTaggggtgaggatggccgCGTACTCGTACTCAAAGGCTACATCGTGGACACAATCCAAGATGTTGGATCTTTGTGGGTTGCTGACCTCGCCGACGATTTCAACTGGGAGTCGGCCAAGTTGCGTATCGATGATATTGACCGGTTCCTCTCTCTCAGCGAGAAGTACACACCCCAGACGGCCAGGTGGCGTATAATGTCGGCCGACAAGGAACTGAACGATGTGATGCATCAACGGCGAGCCACCCAGGTGTCCCAAGAATCATTCGCGCTGTTGGAAAGCGCAACAAAACTATACGACCCCGGAGCTGGTTCACTTGGGGCTTGGTACCTTACATACCGCAATGTTCTGATGTCACTTTATGGAAGCCGAGCTTTTATTTCGAATAAAGGGTATATCGGGCTGTGCCCGGGCACAGCGGATCTGGAAGACACGATTTTCATTCCTAGCGGGAGTCATTGCCCTTACGCCATCCGAAAGCAACCCGTCCCAGCCTCCGTCTCCAACGCGGAAGAAAGATGGATATTGCTGGGTGAGGCATACGTCCATGGCATCATGGATGGGGAACTTGAACTGGGAAAGCCTACATCAGGCATCACCGCAAGCATGTTCTCACTGGCGTGA
- a CDS encoding uncharacterized protein (EggNog:ENOG503NZJM; COG:V) has product MVSRGSTKWLLVPDVVHGFDSANWRNKSLWGDEEARMDAEMKTMAYQREVIEWLWGGLFGWLPTEEDLTIPPSQYGLQVVMGFGFGFNMGTLLMMMPLAVKQEDMRMLSGVLLSTLS; this is encoded by the exons ATGGTGTCAAGGGGGAGCACGAAATGGCTGCTCGTGCCGGATGTGGTGCATGGGTTTGATTCGGCGAACTGGAGGAATAAATCTCTCTGGGGGGATGAAGAGGCGAGGATGGATGCAgagatgaagacgatggCTTATCAAAGGGAAGTGATAGAGTGGctgtgggggg ggttgtttgGATGGTTGCCAACCGAGGAGGACTTGACTATCCCACCAAGCCAGTATGGTCTGCAGGTCGtgatggggtttgggttCGGGTTCAACATGGGGAcgttgctgatgatgatgccgctTGCGGTCAAGCAAGAGGATATGCGTATGTTGTCTGGCGTCCTGTTGTCAACTCTCAGCTAA
- a CDS encoding uncharacterized protein (EggNog:ENOG503P45X), translating into MASTGNISTYLPAWTIRRQPAMIPKHRRFVFEHDEWDDTHYSCVFFDQERRQYMQLQFATEAVPKIPDNHVRRIESEKKFYEHARTWLPAICDKLAPAHQTFVADTDGNLVSSGKSTIPIQPSYVDRKHEAVKPTGRQVDRVAYISTVGEKGDPIKEGRVVEADFRYYCTKDAKTISHCLRNLYVLNRILTVPNDQILGRFHHAVLEKKSVVGYLTQAARGPNINTLSTADKKRPFKLAHLEKLLDGVKTLNLVYGLVSKDLQANDIVIDEDTDELWFRSFSHCVPISSQNAMFDVALAYILLYEKITHNIQTPPKTLTEARDLVKKLSAIDTWFKSDAAELDADVTTYRRVMNNFLQSSYLDVLFEKSQHPKPQTGVGSSEVATEGRGNASLGNQTRLSRKRPNGGPPEDPRPSKRNKTNQDAPDVDVNWEEAKVPKIPLSIIIPDEFTIKVGGVEVNITSEKLWRRGKSEGTQDNPIIDWYRPATDSPARKGIKYLLANGKAAPDNDRAGRWHELLIQQPTEEDEELDDWDPFALSGDVDDEIRQLYANAAQAIASAKQRAANAREAIRKAKTQARLAGVQVQEIRKAIENAQALVADYVAGNATELTI; encoded by the exons ATGGCAAGTACGGGTAACATCAGTACTTACCTGCCTGCTTGGACGATCAGACGACAACCCGCCATGATTCCCAAACACAGAAGGTTCGTGTTTGAACACGACGAATGGGATGACACGCACTATTCCTGTGTGTTTTTCGACCAGGAGCGCCGACAGTACATGCAACTCCAGTTTGCTACCGAAGCAGTTCCCAAGATCCCCGACAACCATGTGCGCCGAATCGAATCAGAAAAGAAGTTTTACGAGCACGCCAGAACCTGGCTGCCGGCCATCTGCGACAAGCTGGCTCCTGCACATCAGACTTTCGTGGCAGATACCGATGGAAACCTTGTTTCTTCGGGTAAATCCACGATACCCATCCAGCCTTCCTATGTTGATAGGAAGCACGAGGCTGTGAAGCCGACAGGAC GCCAGGTAGACAGGGTGGCTTACATCAGTACTGTCGGCGAAAAGGGAGACCCAATCAAGGAAGGCCGCGTCGTTGAGGCCGATTTCAGATATTACTGCACGAAAGATGCAAAGACAATCTCCCATTGCCTTCGCAATCTGTACGTTCTTAATCGGATTCTTACCGTCCCCAACGATCAAATCCTTGGCCGCTTTCACCATGCAGTCCTCGAAAAGAAGTCGGTGGTGGGCTACCTCACACAGGCCGCAAGGGGTCCCAACATCAATACCCTTTCAACTGCAGACAAGAAGCGACCCTTCAAATTGGCTCACCTTGAAAAACTACTCGATGGTGTCAAGACCCTCAATTTGGTATATGGACTGGTTTCCAAAGATTTGCAAGCAAACGACATTGTGATTGACGAAGACACCGATGAGTTATGGTTCCGCTCGTTCAGCCACTGCGTCCCTATTAGCTCCCAAAATGCAATGTTCGACGTGGCTCTGGCTTACATCCTGCTGTACGAGAAGATCACGCACAATATCCAGACGCCTCCCAAAACTCTAACTGAGGCTAGAGATTTGGTGAAAAAGTTGTCCGCCATCGACACCTGGTTCAAGTCCGACGCGGCTGAGCTCGATGCCGACGTCACAACATATAGAAGGGTTATGAATAATTTCCTTCAGTCTAGCTATCTGGACGTGCTTTTCGAGAAGTCACAACACCCAAAACCACAGACCGGGGTAGGATCAAGCGAAGTCGCAACTGAAGGGCGTGGGAATGCCAGTCTAGGGAACCAGACGAGACTGTCAAGGAAACGGCCAAACGGGGGGCCGCCAGAAGATCCCAGACCGTCTAAGCGCAACAAGACAAATCAAGATGCACCCGATGTGGATGTCaactgggaggaggccaaagTGCCCAAGATACCTTTGTCAATCATCATTCCGGACGAGTTCACCATCAAAGTTGGCGGCGTGGAGGTGAATATCACATCCGAAAAGCTTTGGCGTCGAGGGAAGAGTGAGGGAACACAAGACAACCCGATTATAGACTGGTATCGTCCAGCCACAGATTCCCCTGCTCGCAAAGGCATAAAATACCTTCTTGCGAACGGCAAAGCAGCCCCGGATAATGATAGGGCCGGGCGGTGGCACGAATTGTTGATCCAACAGCCCAcagaggaagacgaggagctggACGACTGGGATCCCTTCGCCCTCAGCGGTGACGTAGACGACGAAATACGGCAACTCTATGCGAATGCAGCCCAGGCAATCGCTAGTGCCAAACAGAGGGCTGCCAATGCTCGGGAAGCTATCCGCAAGGCCAAAACCCAAGCTAGGCTGGCTGGAGTTCAGGTCCAAGAGATTAGAAAAGCCATCGAAAACGCACAAGCGCTCGTCGCCGATTACGTTGCTGGAAACGCGACAGAATTGACCATCTAG
- a CDS encoding uncharacterized protein (COG:S; EggNog:ENOG503P365), with translation MWSSITRPCQCSGAFQGNIVFLSLSISVFQAISATQQDTKDSANRSTMEFEGIIPPAVIISSNTMAVDDELLPLAPAFLDLAYTSFDPYSHQASFPHHQPPDPTYGGGDHHQEPIGLYHSAGMMLAVDPQSIGYAYVPNCHSLMPVSTPLQLPVQPSTQTQTQQSIKTDTLRIGDAEAVWQFYDGRFQLFEQRGCIILARILIKIIAPKKKHHYPYTKGDSAAPPWWPQDGGVDENDRIRHVDPSYIPKTPRIRLLVHLIRLITEPHHRQHPEIQEANFDIGRLESVVMETISTWFQEEPRNGAKRPILEEIFHVAKAEASFKAGQIDDQSTIHVWPAKTLRPKYRKRSAAYNPTANDFDLELPPDMSDLAPDPQFAGSVLAPGSVPEICLEVPPGPTGSGQGIPAPVGSAVSLPSLPLPMDMIRLPAMAGEYVVDNGQDVQTETYADQTKLMQYGYAVGGEEQLAGVAYTSVGFPQLCHAGENVHAAAFPTGVIV, from the exons ATGTGGAGTTCGATTACAAGGCCGTGCCAATGCTCTGGAGCTTTCCAGGGCAACATCGTTTTCCTGTCCTTGTCGATTTCCGTTTTCCAAGCAATCTCTGCTACCCAACAGGATACCAAAGATTCAGCAAACAGAAGCACAATGGAGTTTGAAGGGATAATTCCCCCAGCGGTCATCATCAGCTCGAACACCATGGCTGTTGATGACGAGTTACTGCCTCTGGCCCCTGCATTCTTGGACCTGGCATACACTTCATTCGACCCCTATTCCCATCAGGCCAGTTTCCCGCATCATCAACCGCCAGATCCCACATATGGAGGTGGCGATCACCATCAGG AACCGATCGGCTTATACCACAGTGCCGGTATGATGCTTGCCGTAGATCCGCAGTCGATCGGATATGCCTATGTGCCGAATTGCCACTCTTTGATGCCGGTGTCGACGCCCCTACAGCTACCGGTCCAGCCCTCAACCCAGACCCAAACCCAGCAGAGTATCAAGACGGACACGCTCAGAATCGGGGACGCAGAAGCTGTGTGGCAGTTTTATGATGGACGTTTCCAACTCTTTGAACAGCGAGGATGCATCATCCTGGCCAGGATCCTGATCAAGATCATCGccccaaagaagaagcatcaCTACCCTTATACCAAAGGCGACAGCGCCGCGCCGCCTTGGTGGCCAcaagatggtggggtggacGAGAATGACAGAATTCGACATGTTGACCCTTCCTACATTCCCAAGACAC CGCGAATTCGTCTCCTTGTTCACCTCATCAGACTCATCACGGAGCCTCATCACCGACAGCATCCCGAGATCCAAGAGGCTAACTTTGACATTGGACGCTTGGAATCGGTAGTCATGGAGACCATCTCAACCTGGTTCCAAGAAGAGCCCCGAAATGGGGCAAAGAGGCCAATCCTGGAGGAAATATTCCATGTTGCCAAAGCAGAGGCATCGTTCAAGGCTGGCCAGATTG ACGACCAATCCACCATCCACGTCTGGCCGGCCAAAACCCTTCGACCCAAATACCGCAAACGAAGCGCCGCTTAcaaccccaccgccaacGACTTTGACCTCGAACTCCCACCCGACATGAGTGACCTCGCCCCCGATCCGCAGTTTGCCGGGTCAGTGCTGGCGCCGGGTTCGGTACCCGAGATCTGTCTCGAGGTTCCACCTGGTCCGACGGGGTCCGGGCAAGGGATCCCTGCACCTGTTGGCAGTGCGGTGTCATTGCCTTCCCTTCCGCTGCCGATGGATATGATTCGGCTTCCTGCTATGGCGGGAGAGTATGTGGTCGACAATGGGCAGGATGTGCAGACGGAGACGTATGCTGATCAAACCAAGCTGATGCAGTATGGGTAtgctgttggaggagaggaacaACTTGCGGGGGTGGCGTATACGTCTGTTGGGTTTCCGCAACTCTGCCATGCTGGGGAAAATGTGCATGCAGCGGCGTTTCCGACTGGGGTTATTGTTTGA
- a CDS encoding uncharacterized protein (EggNog:ENOG503P2KE; COG:S), which produces MMQPLPSPRYYTDLPNNDDHHHDDEFDVSSQNARSDNSRAALMNDDHEEKSWAIDTEGRQHAHVGTSCQCRSNQPRKKRRWMCKTIMSIRSLLDTVMLVVILVLVAERRWPEYSILPGKQNNEGAKGEIGGDITGFAPYFSQQITTFQPDPLFVPDNSSDFFTEAVRKKWLGIVPRGLGYVTVNKTSSRGQDSFDNLPHPLKEYPSSTFTTSVTHQIHCLHTIAGVVAAYESNRLDMLPEEGAWHLNHCFDYLRQSIMCCGDVALEGQHTTFPEDFTGSDGWDAKHVCRDYGEVLEYLEANRADDQVWI; this is translated from the exons ATGATGCAGCCACTACCCTCACCGCGGTATTATACCGATCTCCccaacaacgacgaccaccaccacgatgaCGAATTCGACGTTTCATCCCAAAATGCGCGCAGCGACAACTCCAGAGCCGCGCTCATGAACGACGATCATGAGGAAAAGTCTTGGGCTATTGATACAGAGGGGCGACAACATGCACATGTTGGCACATCATGTCAATGCCGGTCAAATCAAccgagaaagaagaggagatggatgtgCAAGACTATCATGTCCATCAGATCACTTCTCGACACAGTCATGCTGGTGGTGATTCTGGTGTTGGTTGCTGAGAGGCGGTGGCCGGAATATTCCATCCTGCCagggaaacaaaacaatGAAGGGGCAAAGGGTGAAATAGGGGGTGATATCACCGGGTTTGCGCCATATT TCTCTCAACAAATAACAACCTTCCAACCCGACCCTCTTTTCGTCCCAGACAACAGCTCTGATTTTTTCACCGAGGCCGTCAGGAAGAAGTGGCTGGGAATCGTTCCTC GCGGACTCGGCTACGTGACCGTcaacaaaacctcctcccgcgGCCAAGATTCATTTGACAATCTCCCGCACCCCCTGAAAGAGTATCCATCGtcaaccttcaccacctcggtAACCCATCAGATCCACTGCCTCCACACCATTGCCGGGGTGGTAGCAGCCTACGAGTCCAACAGATTGGACATGCTTCCAGAGGAGGGAGCGTGGCATTTGAATCATTGTTTTGATTACCTGAGACAGAGCATAATGTGCTGCGGTGATGTTGCACTAGAGGGGCAGCACACAACGTTTCCAGAGGACTTTACAGGGAGCGATGGGTGGGATGCGAAGCATGTTTGTCGGGATTATGGGGAAGTTTTGGAGTACTTGGAGGCAAACAGGGCCGATGACCAGGTTTGGATATGA
- a CDS encoding uncharacterized protein (EggNog:ENOG503NW5V; COG:Q) gives MLLTLNIFGQEFTNTPMVNSDFMEKLRSNKAEWGVEPGGQGKQDIIEGDIVAMATGFGRPQLVGFSCQAHASKSPMAPPNWYLQTFPPNHPSIYINCTYMNAIEKVGYWHIAIYTGILLEFLVDPLTRPSPFWMKRWIDMTRLRKAASPAGPFEFFTYLELVW, from the exons ATGCTGCTGACGCTGAACATCTTTGGGCAGGAGTTTACCAACACGCCGATGGTGAACTCGGACTTTATGGAGAAGCTGAGGTCGAATAAGGCGGAGTGG ggtgtCGAGCCTGGTGGTCAAGGCAAGCAGGATATCATCGAGGGCGATATTGTTGCGATGGCAACAGGGTTTGGGAGACCACAGCTTGTCGGCTTTTCCTGCCAGGCTCATGCTTCCAAAAGCCCTATGGCCCCGCCCAACTGGTATCTCCAGACATTCCCACCCAACCATCCCAGCATATACATCAACTGCACGTACATGAACGCGATTGAGAAGGTCGGCTATTGGCACATCGCCATCTACACGGGGATTCTGCTCGAGTTTCTGGTGGATCCGTTGACCAGACCGAGTCCGTTCTGGATGAAGCGTTGGATCGACATGACGAGACTACGCAAGGCTGCATCCCCAGCTGGGCCGTTCGAGTTCTTTACTTATCTCGAGCTTGTCTGGTAG
- the ADH1_1 gene encoding alcohol dehydrogenase (EggNog:ENOG503NW0B; COG:Q), whose protein sequence is MAPDIPKEQKAQVITADGVMTLKTIPVPTPGPQEILIHILYSGVCHTDLHALNNDWPLPRKTPLVGGHEGAGVVVAKGSLVASGQGVDVGDYVGIPWLNSTCHHCTFCMQAQEMLCSEAQLSGYTVDGSFQQYAVANASHVAKLPKDKGVELDAAAPILCAGLTVYTGLKQSEARPGQYVAIVGAGGGLGSLATQYAKAMGLHVIAIDGGPEKGESCKKLGAEVYVDYLKSKDLVADVKAATADGLGPHGVLLLAPMEKPFQQATGYVRSHGTVVCIGMPAGAKVSMPVFDTVVRMVQVKGSYVGNRQDMVEAIDFFLRGLVRAPVKVVGMSELGGVFDAMRENKVVGRYVLDTSR, encoded by the exons ATGGCCCCCGATATCCCCAAAGAGCAGAAGGCTCAGGTCATCACGGCTGATGGCG TGATGACGTTAAAAACCATTCCCGTCCCCACTCCGGGCCCCCAAGAAATCCTGATCCATATTCTGTACTCGGGCGTCTGCCACACCGACCTCCATGCCCTCAACAACGACTGGCCCCTGCCCCGCAAGACCCCTCTGGTCGGCGGTCACGAAGGCGCCGGCGTCGTGGTGGCCAAAGGAAGCCTGGTTGCTTCGGGCCAGGGCGTCGATGTCGGAGACTACGTGGGGATCCCCTGGCTCAACTCCACCTGCCACCACTGCACCTTTTGCATGCAAGCTCAGGAGATGCTTTGCAGCGAGGCGCAGCTCTCGGGGTACACGGTCGATGGCAGCTTCCAGCAGTACGCTGTCGCCAACGCCTCGCATGTGGCCAAGTTACCCAAGGATAAAGGGGTTGAGTTGGACGCTGCTGCGCCCATCCTGTGTGCCGGTTTGACGGTCTACACTGGGCTCAAGCAGAGCGAGGCCCGGCCGGGGCAGTATGTGGCCATTGTGGGCGCAGGTGGTGGCTTGGGAAGTTTGGCGACACAGTACGCCAAGGCCATGGGCCTACACGTCATTGCTATTGACGGGGGTccggaaaagggggagagCTGCAAGAAGTTGGGGGCCGAGGTGTATGTGGATTATTTGAAGAGCAAGGACCTGGTGGCGGATGTCAAGGCGGCCACGGCGGATGGGCTGGGACCGCATGGGGTTTTGCTGCTGGCCCCGATGGAGAAGCCGTTTCAACAGGCGACCGGGTATGTGAGATCTCATGGGACGGTGGTTTGTATTGGCATGCCAGCGGGTGCCAAGGTGAGCATGCCGGTGTTCGACACcgtggtgaggatggtgcaGGTGAAGGGGTCTTATGTTGGGAACAGACAGGATATGGTGGAGGCGATAGACTTCTTCCTCCGTGGGCTGGTGAGGGCACCGGTCAAAGTGGTGGGTATGAGCGAGCTGGGTGGTGTGTTTGATGCCATGAGGGAGAACAAAGTGGTGGGAAGGTATGTACTGGATACCAGTCGGTAA
- a CDS encoding uncharacterized protein (EggNog:ENOG503PHMZ): MNSNRSRPDSRAGRASERVTFDEIALSDDERIATVFHPMKALANRNEADEQALGDERERRGFSRNYRGDMNNPKNQRGMVSDNENTSLFITRLPADVTPAQLLKALAPHGPFGRVWSVHIIPANADKGQTGAAAKLIMFDRAGAEAVYNFIHRGGLSFYNGSTGIRAIVSWNQVKSPPSDPRGTKSRVLIISGPADFVDVKKLRALFSRYFIYQEEEVKLTSHRDSKHEIEFRFCCFHAQAEAASVFLRRLKPSSVFVKFGADPLAQQPPANAQARSSVAEDRWALLGQRRRGGSSS; the protein is encoded by the coding sequence ATGAACTCCAACCGCTCCCGTCCCGATAGCCGGGCTGGCCGTGCTAGCGAGCGCGTTACCTTTGATGAGATAGCGCTCAGTGACGACGAACGTATTGCCACAGTTTTCCACCCCATGAAGGCCTTAGCCAACCGTAACGAGGCCGACGAGCAAGCGTTGGGGGACGAGCGGGAGAGGCGCGGGTTCTCCCGCAACTACCGCGGCGATATGAACAATCCCAAGAACCAGCGCGGCATGGTTTCCGACAATGAGAACACCAGCTTGTTCATCACCCGGTTGCCTGCGGATGTCACCCCCGCTCAGCTCTTGAAAGCCCTCGCCCCCCATGGACCTTTCGGGAGGGTTTGGTCAGTCCACATCATCCCTGCCAATGCCGACAAGGGCCAGACAGGGGCCGCGGCAAAGCTCATCATGTTCGATCGCGCTGGGGCTGAGGCGGTATACAACTTCATTCACCGCGGCGGTCTTTCTTTCTACAATGGGTCGACCGGGATCCGGGCGATTGTCTCCTGGAACCAGGTCAAGTCACCGCCGTCCGATCCCCGGGGCACCAAGTCGCGCGTTCTCATTATCTCGGGCCCTGCCGACTTTGTCGATGTGAAGAAGCTCAGAGCTCTGTTCAGTCGCTACTTCATCtatcaggaggaggaagtcaaGCTTACCTCGCATCGGGACTCCAAGCATGAGATTGAGTTCAGGTTCTGCTGCTTTCACGCTCAGGCGGAGGCCGCATCGGTCTTCCTCAGACGTTTGAAACCTTCAAGTGTGTTTGTCAAGTTTGGAGCCGACCCTCTTGCTCAGCAGCCCCCAGCAAACGCTCAGGCTCGGTCGTCTGTAGCGGAGGACCGCTGGGCCCTGTTGGGTCAGCGCAGACGTGGAGGATCTAGTTCTTAA